From a single Myotis daubentonii chromosome 5, mMyoDau2.1, whole genome shotgun sequence genomic region:
- the LPAR2 gene encoding lysophosphatidic acid receptor 2, protein MAQCYYNETIGFFYNNSGKELSSHWRPKDVVVVALGLTVSVLVLLTNLLIIAAIASNRRFHQPIYYLLGNLAAADLFAGVAYLFLMFHTGPRTARLSLQGWFVRQGLLDTSLTASVATLLAIAVERHRSVMAVQLHSRLPRGRVVMLIVGVWVAALGLGLLPAHSWHCLCALDRCSRMAPLLSRSYLAVWALSSLLVFLLMVAVYTRIFFYVRRRVQRMAEHVSCHPRYRETTLSLVKTVVIILGAFVVCWTPGQVVLLLDGLDCKSCNVLAVEKYFLLLAEANSLVNAVVYSCRDAEMRRTFRRLLCCQCLRRSTQESAHYTSSTRAGASTRIMLPENGHPLMDSTL, encoded by the exons ATGGCCCAGTGCTACTACAACGAGACCATCGGCTTCTTCTACAACAACAGTGGCAAGGAGCTGAGCTCCCACTGGCGGCCGAAGGACGTGGTGGTGGTGGCCCTGGGCCTGACGGTCAGCGTGCTGGTGCTGCTGACCAACCTGCTGATCATCGCGGCCATCGCCTCGAACCGTCGCTTCCACCAGCCCATTTACTACCTGCTTGGCAACCTGGCCGCCGCTGACCTCTTTGCCGGCGTGGCCTACCTCTTCCTCATGTTTCACACTGGCCCGCGCACAGCCCGGCTCTCGCTCCAGGGCTGGTTCGTGCGGCAGGGTCTGCTGGACACCAGCCTGACGGCCTCGGTGGCCACGCTGCTGGCCATCGCCGTGGAGCGGCACCGCAGCGTGATGGCCGTGCAGCTGCACAGCCGCCTGCCGCGTGGCCGCGTCGTCATGCTCATTGTGGGCGTGTGGGTGGCtgcgctgggcctggggctgctgcCCGCCCACTCCTGGCACTGCCTCTGTGCCCTGGACAGATGCTCACGCATGGCCCCCCTGCTCAGCCGCTCCTACCTGGCGGTCTGGGCCCTGTCCAGCCTGCTCGTCTTCCTGCTCATGGTGGCTGTCTACACCCGCATATTCTTCTACGTTCGTCGGCGGGTGCAGCGCATGGCGGAGCATGTCAGCTGCCACCCCCGTTACCGCGAGACCACGCTCAGCCTGGTCAAGACTGTTGTCATCATCCTGG GGGCGTTCGTGGTTTGTTGGACGCCGGGCCAGGTGGTGCTGCTCCTAGACGGCCTGGACTGCAAGTCCTGCAACGTCCTGGCTGTGGAGAAGTATTTCCTACTCTTGGCCGAGGCCAACTCCCTGGTCAACGCTGTGGTGTACTCCTGCCGCGATGCTGAGATGCGCCGCACCTTCCGCCGCCTCCTCTGCTGTCAGTGCCTCCGCCGGTCCACCCAGGAGTCTGCCCACTACACATCCTCCACCCGAGCAGGCGCCAGCACTCGCATCATGCTTCCTGAGAATGGCCACCCCCTGATGGATTCCACCCTTTAG